In Nerophis ophidion isolate RoL-2023_Sa linkage group LG12, RoL_Noph_v1.0, whole genome shotgun sequence, a single window of DNA contains:
- the arl2bp gene encoding ADP-ribosylation factor-like protein 2-binding protein isoform X1 gives MDVQERSVQAGGEDIVEMVDMEDETFAISSSSAIDTAFDSVIGCIEDIIMEEEFQQLQLSFLEKHYQEFDNTEENKLSYTTIFNDYVEQLEKYVEQQLIRRIPGFNMSTFIEHLMQHKDEVSGDIVDILLSFIDFMAFKEMVLQYKVEKEGRSLDLSQGLVVTPLTPAASSYSGCNQSQ, from the exons ATGGACGTTCAAGAACGAA GTGTGCAGGCCGGCGGGGAGGACATTGTTGAAATGGTTGACATGGAAGACGAAACCTTTGCCATTTCCAG TTCCTCAGCCATAGATACTGCCTTCGACTCTGTTATTGGATGCATAGAGGACATCATCATGG AGGAGGAGTTCCAGCAGCTACAGTTGAGCTTCTTGGAGAAACACTACCAGGAGTTTGACAACACTGAAGAGAACAAGCTCAGCTACACAACCATCTTCAATGATTAT GTGGAACAGTTGGAAAAATACGTGGAGCAGCAGCTGATCAGGAGGATCCCCGGCTTCAACATGAGCACCTTCATTGAACATCTCAT GCAGCACAAAGACGAGGTGTCAGGTGACATAGTGGACATTCTGCTGTCTTTTATTGATTTCATGGCCTTCAAGGAGATGGTTCTGCAATATAAAGTG GAAAAGGAGGGACGGAGTCTGGACCTGAGCCAAGGACTGGTCGTCACACCTTTGACCCCTGCAGCCTCTAGCTACTCTGGATGCAATCAATCACAGTGA
- the arl2bp gene encoding ADP-ribosylation factor-like protein 2-binding protein isoform X2, which translates to MVDMEDETFAISSSSAIDTAFDSVIGCIEDIIMEEEFQQLQLSFLEKHYQEFDNTEENKLSYTTIFNDYVEQLEKYVEQQLIRRIPGFNMSTFIEHLMQHKDEVSGDIVDILLSFIDFMAFKEMVLQYKVEKEGRSLDLSQGLVVTPLTPAASSYSGCNQSQ; encoded by the exons ATGGTTGACATGGAAGACGAAACCTTTGCCATTTCCAG TTCCTCAGCCATAGATACTGCCTTCGACTCTGTTATTGGATGCATAGAGGACATCATCATGG AGGAGGAGTTCCAGCAGCTACAGTTGAGCTTCTTGGAGAAACACTACCAGGAGTTTGACAACACTGAAGAGAACAAGCTCAGCTACACAACCATCTTCAATGATTAT GTGGAACAGTTGGAAAAATACGTGGAGCAGCAGCTGATCAGGAGGATCCCCGGCTTCAACATGAGCACCTTCATTGAACATCTCAT GCAGCACAAAGACGAGGTGTCAGGTGACATAGTGGACATTCTGCTGTCTTTTATTGATTTCATGGCCTTCAAGGAGATGGTTCTGCAATATAAAGTG GAAAAGGAGGGACGGAGTCTGGACCTGAGCCAAGGACTGGTCGTCACACCTTTGACCCCTGCAGCCTCTAGCTACTCTGGATGCAATCAATCACAGTGA